A region from the Canis lupus dingo isolate Sandy chromosome X, ASM325472v2, whole genome shotgun sequence genome encodes:
- the LOC112649539 gene encoding coiled-coil domain-containing protein 169-like translates to MGDRREDNFEDMSIDCLKLELLEEIYMRDLVQLSILEIRHKIAELEAKPNTDNEGSEWKTRYEAQLELNNHLEKQIATLKEKMEKIHGNPSDRLSSIRVYERMPVESLNALLRQLEKEKRSLENQVKNCALRLEQESKAYNKTNDERRTYLAEMSQFSGSHQVSKRQQMDQLQKIKENHVKTGRYNSANQKIVNAKKVPAKKITKPNHLPKLNP, encoded by the coding sequence ATGGGAGACAGAAGAGAGGACAACTTTGAAGATATGAGCATTGACTGCCTTAAACTGGAGTTATTGGAAGAAATCTATATGAGAGATTTAGTACAGCTTTCAATACTTGAAATAAGACACAAGATAGCGGAACTAGAAGCCAAACCCAATACTGACAATGAAGGTAGTGAATGGAAAACTCGTTATGAGGCACAACTTGAACTAAATAATCATCTAGAAAAGCAAATTGCTACGctcaaagagaaaatggaaaaaatccatGGAAATCCTTCAGATAGACTATCTTCTATTCGTGTCTATGAGCGAATGCCAGTGGAATCCTTAAATGCATTACTTAGAcagctggagaaagagaaaaggagtcTTGAAAATCAAGTGAAAAACTGTGCACTTAGACTGGAACAAGAGTCAAAGGCTTACAACAAAACCAATGATGAACGCCGTACATATCTAGCTGAAATGTCTCAGTTCTCTGGCTCACACCAAGTTTCTAAAAGGCAACAGATGGATcaacttcagaaaataaaagagaatcatGTGAAAACAGGAAGATATAATTCAGCTAATCAGAAGATAGTAAATGCCAAGAAGGTACCAGCAAAAAAGATTACAAAACCAAACCATCTTCCAAAACTCAATCCGTGA